The window AGAATATACCAATTTTGGTGGAACTTTTGGGAGTAGGAAGGGACATAAAACAAAAGTACTAATAAGGCGAATACACGGGATGGGAACAATCATGTAACTCCAGGTATGAAAAATACGACCGCCGCTAAAAGGAACAGCCGCCCCACAACCCTAGCCGCAAGTAGGAGATGGCCTGCTTTCAGGAAACATAACTCTAGCAGAAGTACTTTGGGACCGCATCAAACTATGAGGGTCTAAAGTGCTATAGGAAAATTCCCCAAGTATAGATATTATATCTCTATGTATGCTGCCTTTACACTGAATGCTATAGATGCAGCTATGGGATTATAAAGCCTATTCACGTTTCTAGCGTTGATCCAACGCCCGTCGATGCATcgcttccgcctcttcaTATTTCCCTTAACTAGAGAGTACATCGCTAAGGTTATTAACACTAGCGAGTATGTTAGGATGCTCGCGTCTAAGCAACTTCTTACTCCCTTCTAACTGTTAGGGATCAAGCCAAACTGTATCAATTGATGGAGTGTCCtatgcacaagaaggattcgttaaagaagaaaggaagaacCAAGGGGGAAACATGATAAGGGGAAATCATGGCAGAATAGAAAGGCGGTCAGCGCACGAAGCTTCAGCTGAGTATAACTataataggacttcgtacgaaggtcccataaCATTAGCCCCCTCTATAGGTGAGCGTAGGcaaagcaagccaagcattGCCAGGCATTATGCGGTCCATATGCGATTAATACGTAGTTATGAGGCAGTTACGGTTCTTAAGGATCAGGCATAATATCGTGGCATAACGTTATGCGCAAAATTCGTCTTGTTCTGTTCGTCTCTCTTGCTTCTGCTAATGGAGTCCTGCTCAATTATGTGACGCTCGGCATTCGTAGATTTCTGGTGTAGCTGATCAGTCGGCATTCACCGAGTGAAGAAGGGGCCGAAGTCGACCCGGCATCGGGAACCATAATGTTTCTTCACGGTAGTGCGGCCTACGTCAGTGAATCGGCAACCCTAGGGGGGTGGGATGGTTCTCTGAAGACGTGGGGGGCTATCTTCTGGCGTCTAGCTCGAAGTGGATTACTGTCTTGTCACCCACGATAGTTGAAACAGACTAGCGTTATAACAACTACATAAGCCAGGGAGTCTTCCGGAGGGCTCATTTAACCTTAAAGAAAAACTTGGTTGGTTACTTACTATTGCTGGTCCCCGATTCCGTGACAAATGCCAAATGGCCGACCGGTGGCCGTCTCCACATCTGCAACCCGGGGGTGAGACAGGCAATCGGGCCGGGAGGTCTTGGCTCGCCGGGATCAACCATTTCTGCGAGTTGGGAGTGTATATTTCACAGACAGAATCCGATGCACATTTCCATATCAACCCGAGTGATTTCAGTTTCAATTTTCTAGTTGGGTTAGGCCAAACCAACATCACCAACCGCATCCCTCAACATCCAGGTTCCGCAGCATCGCACCCCCACGCCGCGAGACCTGCCCTTCCCGGACTAGCGCAGAAACTAGCCCCCACGCCGGCGCGGATCCCTGCCTGTTTACTGCTTTTTCTCCCCGCAACTCTCGGCCTgtccttctcggcatcgGGTCCATTCTTTTTCGCTTCCCCCGGCCGCTTCGACTCAATTATTGGTCGGATTCTCCATGTTGCCTTCGTTCTTTCGTTCTCAATGGCCAGCTGACCGAAAAAGACCCTTGACTCCTGTGGGGATCCCACATTGTCCTCGCTTTGCTCTCAACCCCGGGATTTTGACTTTTCTTGCGTCGGCTTGATCCacgcctcttcttctcttcttgtcttcccaCAACCACAAAAAGGAGATTGGCTTCCTTAGCTCCGGTTTCTTCCCGAACTTatttttctctctttccattcttcccatcctcccttGCTTGCTGTGGCATCTTTGTTCCTAGATAGACTCTTCGGGGGACTTTctacttttcttcttttttctctttaTACTCGTTCAAACCCTAAATTAAATCCCACACCACCAAACACCGAGATGTCTCCCAGAAATTCGGGTGATATCGAAGCTATCGACGTCGACAAGAGTCATTTCGACAACGTCGAGATTGTGGCAAATGCCGACAAGCCCAATCCTCGCAAGGAGGCACCGGCCTATGTGGCCAGTCTGTCGCCGGAGGAGCGGGAGAGGGCCGAGAAGGCCCTCGTCCGCAAGATTGATTTCCGTCTGCTGCccatgatcatcatcatgtaTATCCTCAATTACCTGGATCGCAACAATATCGTCAGTCTGGTTCCAATTCATCAACAATGGCGTTTGCGTCTGTGCTGACTCGTTCTCTCCCTCTAGGCCGCGGCGAGGTTGGCTGGTCTTCCGCAGGATTTGAATCTGCATGGGAATCAATACGCGGTAAGTACTGTTCCAAAACGGAACACGCTCAGGATGGCAGGCTGACATTGAATTTCTTAGACCTGTCTCAGTGTCTTGTTCGTCGGTTACCTGCTGATGCAGAGTAAGTATTTTGCCAAAAAAAACTTGCACCAGATCTGACTGACCGACCCTTCTAGTCCCGTCCAACCTGCTTCTGAACAAATTCGGCAAGCCCGCAATTTACCTTCCCTGTGCTATGATGCTCTGgggcatcatctccacctgCACCGCTGCCGCACAGAACTTTGCCGGTCTGGTGGTGATCCGATTCTTCCTCGGTTTCGTCGAGGCTGCCTACTTCGTACGTCTTTTGACTCTTGATCTTGGATTGCCGCAGCTGACTCGTGTTTAGCCTGGTTGCTTGTACTTCCTGAGTGCGTGGTACACGCGCAAGGAATTGGGTTTCCGCACTGCCGCGCTATACTCGGGCTCCCTGATCTCGGGTGCTTTCTCTGGTCTGATCGCGGCGGGTATCACCGGTGGCATGGACGGCGTCAAGGGACTGCGGGCCTGGTACGTTGCTGCCCTTCCCGGAGAAAAGAATCCCAACTAATCAAATCTAGGCGCTGGCttttcatcatcgaaggTGCCAtgaccatcgccatcgctttcatctccatctggGTCCTACCCAACTTCCCTCGCACCACCAGCTGGCTCtcggaagaggagaaggaactgGCTGCCTGGCGACTGGAAGAGGATATCGGTGAAGATGACTGGGTTGACAGCGAGCAGCAGTCGTTCCTGCACGGCGCCAAGCTAGCCTTTGTGGACATCAAGACGTGGATTCTGGTTCGTCATTTCCTCCTTCAAACTGCATGCCCCCAACTAACTAACAATGCCGTCTAGATGCTCATGATCCTCTGCATCGTCTCCTCTGCCTCCGTAACCAACTTTTTCCCAACAGTGGTCGAAACTCTCAACTTCAACGACATCGAcactctcctcctcaccgCGCCACCTTACTGTCTCGCCGTGATTAGCGCCTTCGCGAACGCATGGCACGCTGACCGAACGGGCGAGCGCTACTGGCACGTCACCCTGCCGCTGTACCTCTCCGTCGtggccttcatcatcgccgcgACTACCACCAGCGTCGCACCCCGCTATGTCTCCATGATGCTCATGGTCCCGTCTTTCTACGCCGGCTACGTCGTCGCTCTGGGCTGGATCTCGAATACTCTGCCCCGTCCCGCTTCGAAGCGTGCTGCTGCACTCGCGGCCATTAATTGCGTTAGCAATGCGAGCAGTATCTATGCCAGTTACATGTATCCTGATAGCGATGCTCCGCGGTTCGGTATGTTCTTCTCTATTTCTGTCTCACCTCTTTCATCATTGATCTATATCTAACCTAATCTCTCTTTTCTAGTCCCTGCCATGTCCGTCAACTGTGCTACCGCCGTCATCGCTATCCTCAGCGCTACAGTCCTccgcttccttcttgtccGTCTGAACAAGAAGCTTGACCGCGGCGAGTCCGTTGAGGGTGCTGTAAGcagtggcggtggtgttcCGGGCGAGGCGAGCCACCGTGGCTTCCGGTTCCTGGTCTAACAGCAGCATGTCTGTCTGCTGTTTTGTCTACGATTACGATTTTGTGACTTTGTTCACTACGATGGTGTTACTAGATTTAGACGCACTTGGCTAGATTTGACCTTTTACTTTACAGCACGCTAGCCATGCCATGAAAGTAGTGCATACTTATATACTCTTTACCACGTTCCTTTTACCTCCACACATACGTGTATATACCACCCACAACCCAACTAAGCATATGCCTCCCTCTCCTTACTCCAAACAGGTCTCAACGCCTCTTCCTCAGCAGCCAGCTGCACAACATCCAACGAGCTATCCGCGACATAATTGACCCGCCAATCAACACCAATACTACCCCCCTCCACCGTCTGCGCCCACACCGCGACCGCCACCGTATTCTCTCCACTGTAGTTGAGAATCCCAGCTGGAACAGGGTATACCACCTGGTTCCCGATGTACGGATTATACCTACCGTACTGGTACCCGTTCACGAAGAGCTGGGCGCGGTAGGCCTTCGTTGAGCCAGCGGGAGTGGACAGGACAAAGGATATGGAGATGTCGTGTCCCGAGGGTAGGTTGAGCGGGATGGTTGTGCGGAAGAACTGGACTGTTGCGCCTTTGAAGCTGAGGACGGCTGATGGTgattctgattttctttctgtggACGTGGACGGCCACCTGCAGTCGTCGAAGCCGGGGAGATGCCATCCCACCCGCTCACCGTAGAGGCCGTCTTCGTTGTAGACGCCGCGCACGGGGTCAAGGTTGGATTCGCCGCCTGCTGTGCCGGCGATTTTCCAGTGTGTGAACTTGGGGTCCGGAGAGCCGAGCAGTTTTGCGTCGAGGATTCCACGCGGGTTCAGCGCGCCGGTTGTTTCGTCGTGGCCTGTGTCATCGTGGACTACGAGGAGCACGTTGGGTTCTTTGTGCTGGAGTGTGGCGTTTGCGAATGAGAGCGTTAGGTTTCCTTGCTCTGCGGCTGCGGTGCCAAAGTATGAGCCGATTAATTGACCGTTTAGCCAGGCTGACCAGCCACTAGATGGGAGTTAATCAGGAAGCCTGTCCTCGGGTTTGGGAAGGGTGCTACGTACAAGGCCGATCCTCCTTGCACGTTGAGAGAAACTCCTGTCGCACCACCGGTGAAGTAGCCGCGCCAGAGACGGACGCCGTTGTGGAAGCCTGGACTATCAGCTATTGATCATATCAAGTGTCAGGAGTGGACTCACCGTATTCGTCTGCATATAGAACGGGGAGGGTGGTCGGAGTACGCGGGTTCAGAGTTGTCATATGGTCGGCATCTGGGGTCGTCAGTTACACTGCTAGGCGTCCAAAGACGTAAAGATACATACCAACCCACGCCGGCCCGGAATCATCATAATCTGCGAATCTCTCCGGCAAACTATCTTTGGTCTTCCATGTTCCAAAAGAGGGCAATTTGACCGAGGCCGGTGCAGCAGGCATGCCTTTGAGACTGCCATACTCTGTCCGCTGTGTGTGAAGCATCTTGCCGTTCCACGTAATTGTCTTGACGTTTTTGGGCGCAAAAACCTCTAGGACCGTGGCGTTGATGGCATCACCCGTCACGGCAAGCGTAGATCCTGACAGCTTGGCACCTCGGACGAGATGAGGGCCCTGGATGAGCACTGCATAAGAAAATGTGAGACACTTCCTTCCGCTATACACTTAAAAAACAATACATACCGCTCTCTGTCTCAGGGACCAATGGATCATTAGTGAGGGCAGGTGCCCAGAAACGATAGGCATGTGTACGGTCGAGCAGGACGACTCGCACTTCATTGTCAAGCTCGACAACGCTCATACCATGCGACTGTGTGAAGGTAACAGTCAACCCGTTGTCTTCGTGATAGAACTCGACATGCGAACATCCCTGGCTTTTCTTAATAGACCCCTTCTTTGCGCCCTTGACGGCGAACTCGCCCGATTCGCCGGTTGGAACCCACAGAACCAGGGTTGGGGTCTTGTCGAAGACGGCGTAAGTGAGCACCTCGGCGGTCGAGTACAGCAGTTTTTTGGACCCAAATGTGAAATCCGTCACGACGATCTTGGACTGGTGGCCGTTCAATCGGATCGTGCCTCCGTGTCTCGGGACAGTCAACGCACCAGCCGAGGTATCAACGTGAAGACGGAATGCCTCGTTCGTGGATAGCGACGTATTCACATGGAAAGTTGGATAGAATCCAGCATTTGTCTCCGGATTCCGCAGCTCGTAGGCTCTCACCGCGCTATTGGTGGTATACTGCGTGCCATTTCCCTTCAGCTCAGTCATAGTCAGATCCTTCGCAGCGCGAGTAAATAGCGCCAGCAGTTTGGTCTCGTAGTACTTCGAGCCAATGGAACGGTCCTCCGAGATGGGAGCTGAGTAGTCGTAGCTACTTGCCGTGACGGGAGCAGCAATTCCGCCCCAGTTCGTGCCGCCGAACAGCATGTACAGACTCATGGCCGTGACGCGCTGCCCGATATTCCACCGGTAGAACAGGTTCGCGAACTCGGCGCCCGTGTTGTCAGCGCAGCCGCCCTCGGGTCCGCCCCAGGGATTGTACGAGCCGCCCTGGAACTCGGGCATGAACTCCGGCATCGTGGGCTGGTTCTCTTGGAAGTACTCGTAGTATTCCATCACCTGGAAGGGCACGTAGACTCCATTGGTTGAGGTGCATTGGCTGAGATCGCAGGTCCAGCACTAGGGCCGAGTCAGTATGCAACAAATACAGAGCTACTTCACCGGATGATGGACATACTGAAGGATACGAATCCACGCCTGTCACATCCACATTCCCACCCTCATTAGACCAGTCACTTCCCCAGGAATGAGTATCCATATTCGGATCATTCGCCGTGAGCGGCACGGTAATCCCATTCTTGCGCGCACTCGCTTCAAGGAGCTCCATGTACGAGATAGCCGTCTCATTCGGGTCGCGCGCAGAGGGATCCCCAACCCACTGATCCCCGTACTCATTTTCAATCTGATAGCAGAGGGCATTCTCGCCATCTGTCACTTGATATTTGCTGGTGATCTGCGTCATTTCACTGAAGTACGGCGTCCATGCCTTCGTATACCGCGTATCATTATTCCGCAGCGAGCCATAGTCTCCCGTAGTCAACCACAAGGGAAACCCGCCAGCGGTGACTTCAGCATTGATGTACGGACCCGGACGGACGATGATATACAGACCGATATCCTTGGCAAGCTCAAAGAGACCTCTGATGTCGTGTGCCCCGGTTGAAAAGTCGACGGTGTGATTGTTGGGCGCATGGTATGCCCAGTTTGAGTAGAACGCAAACGCCGTGAATCCGGCAGCCTTGATCTTTTCCAAGATATCGCGCCACAGACTAGGGACGGGAATGCGCCAGTAGTGGAATTCGccggagaagacgaagatgcGCTGGTCGTTGATCTGGAAGCTATAGTGGTCCCATTGCACAACCTTGTTCAGGCCGTCATTGTGGAGCGGCCATTGAGTTGTCTCTTCCTGTGTTGAGGCGCTAGAAGATAGCGAAAATCCTAGCAGAGCGAGGAAGAACCACGTACACAGCCGTGTTAGCCCGGCCATTGCTGCGCAATTGCTTGAAGGGCAGTGGAAGTATCGTGGGAATTCATCCTGGCTGAACAGGGTCTAATTTATACCGGACTTCCATAAACCCAGCTTCATCCGGGGTTAAGTTTGGCAAGGGTTCCGCAGGGGGTCTGAGCGAAGGCAAACGAGGTGCTGCTTCGCTGGATTTGTAGAAATCCCGGTGTGGTCGAGCGGAGGCGTTTGCTCCACAGAGTGTTTTTCCTCCATTCGGAGACGCGCTGGATATTAGCCGGCGTCCCGTTTATCCTTCACGGGAGTTAGTCAATAGAGGTGTCTTGTTTACAATTAATCGTGGAGAGAATATTCAGTGAGTATGAATTTTGTATTTATTATACAGCCCGACATCTCTAGTCTAGCAGACTGGAGCGAAAATATACAAGCGATGTCCATGCAATCCATCTGAATCCCCGAAAAAGGAGACCGGGCCAAAAGGCGGCCAAGGTTAACGGCGCTGGTTGGTCCTGGCCTCTCATCAATTCATCTCCCTAACCTCATGGCGGTAACTGTGCGATGTAGAAGCGCCAGCTTGCAAGCCGATCATCGCGAGCAAGGACAGACAAGCCGACGACGGGATAGCTCATCAGTAGCTAGCTGGCTGAAAAAGACGGTCGAAAAAATCCTTTTTGTGTCCGATCCATGACTCCAAAAACTATGCGGTGACTTCCAACAACAATACTCATGCATCGTTGTCGAGAACTCCGAAGGGGTTCTCCCCCTTAGCATTCCCATTCGAAGTCACTTTCTTCGAACGGGTTTGCTTTTTAGcgcccttcttcgcaggcACCGCCGAGAATCCATCCTCGGACTCTGAACGGCTGGCCGAAGTGGCAGCAGTATTGTTCGCTCCGGAAAGTCGTGTCCGTGCTGGCGAAGACTCAACTCCGGCAATCTTCTGAGCAGCGTTGATGACGTGTGCTCGAACCACCTCGTCGTCCGTAACCTCACTGTTCTCGCCCTCAATAGCGGCCTTTTGGATCTCACGGCTAAGGCTCTTGAGAGCGTCCATgccggccttctcggcggcTTCCATGTGGGTCGGCTGCTTGATGCGCGAGTCGGTGCGGATCAGATACGACCGCACGAAGAAACGCACGAAGAGGTAGGTGAGAGGTAGCAGGTAGGTGATGTTGAGCCAGGTCGCAAAGGCTTGGCCGGTTGTATCCATGCAGGTAACCATCTGTTGGGTGTAGCCCGAGGGACTCGCCTGACCGATCCTCTTCCACCAGGAACCGGCACTGGCTTCGGCACTGGGGCTGCTGGCAGCGGTGGTCGCTTTTGACAGATGGCGAAGAGCGGAACCGCCGGATGGGTAAGGGATCGTGTAGTGGACGAACAGGTAGGCGGCGGCCATGTTGGTTCCCAGAACAAACTGGGTGATTTGCATAGTGGTCAAGCTACGCTTGACCGCCTGGGGCACGCGAACGCGGAGAGCAGTCAGGGTGTAGTAGGTGTACTGTAAACGTTAGTGTTTGGTTCGTTCGCTGGATTGAATTGGGAAAACATACCATCATCGCGTGAATACCCGAGTTGACCAGTGCAAAGATCCAAATGGGCGCAGCCACATAGCGAATGCCAGCCCACATGCACATCATAGCCCCGGCATGGTGATAAGTCTGCAGAGTcgagctcttctttcccttggCCAGGATGATAGCCGTGTCGACCACCTCATAGAACTTGGATAAGTAGAAAATCCAGCCAAAGTATGCCAGACCCTCGTTCCAGAGACGACCGGCGTCCGCGCCCGGCAGACCGTTGGTCAGATTCAGCGCTGGGTTGGGGCTGGACCACTCGTTCGTCACGGGGCTGTATGTGGCGGCGTTGCCGTAGCCGCGCTGCCCATTGATTTTGCACAGCGAGTCCACGACGCCGACTAGGCCGTGAGGATCGTCGCGGTCCGGCAAGGTGGTGCTGAAGGCTCGAAGCATGCCTGCAAAAGTCCAGGCGGAGtagatggcgaggaagacatTGTGCAGCACGACGAACAGCTTAAAGAGCTGGGTGTTGCTAAAAGCGTATGGCTTATACCCGCGGCGCTTGTTCAGGCGGTTGATCAGGACGACGGTGATGGCGTAGACACTAGCGATAGTGATAGGCACGCGCACGTCGAGAACCTGGGTATAGAGATCAttggggatgttgaaggGTTGTCGCCATGTCGGGTGGGTAGTGTGTGGCGCGGGAATGGTCTCCGGATACGCGGCAGGCGGAAACTTCAGCAGTGAGGCCGGGGGAAAGGCAATGCGGACTGTAGCAGCCCCGAATTCGGCATTTGGCACGTTGATGTCGTACATCGTGCTCGCAAAGGTTGAGGGAGACCAGAGTTGGGAAGAATTGTGTGTGTCGGTAGTTAAAGAtcaagaggaagaagaaaaaaaaaagtggcTCCACCGATAAGAGTCGATCAGGCTCAACCATCTAGTGGAGCCCCGGATTTGTTGGGACAGAGAGGCCGAGGTAACGATTATGATGTAGTGCGTGCGACCAGGAATGCATTTGACGACGACTGCTTCTATTCCTGTTGTAATAGGATGGCATCCTAGCTCCTAGGTATAGTTCTATAGACCATGATGACCACACTAACGGGAGCTGTCTACTAGGTTCGATCTGACGATACCCGCCAACTCCAGCACGCGATCTCCTGGCAATAATGACAACACAATTACTCTTACTAGAATATTCGCCAAGTTTATACTCTACTGTATACCTAAACACATAATCATATCCACGAGATGTTCATGCACCTTCAGCCCCTTGCTTTGGCGCTAggtgttttctttttttcctcccTAGGGTAACACAAAAGTGGTCGTAGACCAGCGCCCGCGATTCAGTCGATCGCCACTTGCAGCAGCAAATCCTTTTTAATATTGTTGGGAATGTAGCCCATTCTAGCGCTGCAGAAAATCCCCAACAGCTCGGCGATGGATGGCGATATCTAGGAGAGACACTTCGGCCATCCGGGCTTCACATGCGGCCTCGGTCGGGCGACTAGCATATGTAACACTATCTACAGACTACAGGCACTACTGGCTAGGCGCGATCATCATATTTGCCATTCCTATCATTCATTGAGACCAGTCAATGCGACCGCAGCTAAAAATACAGATTTCTCGTCAACGAGGCTTGCTGTTCAGAGGCACCGGTGGCGGCGCGGGAGAtgccgaggacgacgataCCACGGGCGGCGCGCGTatctcggccttcttgggcggaggcggaggtggctTCTTGTTGCGCGCGGCGCTCTCaaagccaccaccactggGACTCGACTCAACCGGGGATGAATAATTCGGCGGGGGTCGGGGCATGCGcttgttggcgttggcggaGAACTTGCGATCCTCGACAAAGGTGTTGAGGCGCGACGTCATGCCGCCTATTTTCTGTTTGCC of the Penicillium psychrofluorescens genome assembly, chromosome: 1 genome contains:
- a CDS encoding uncharacterized protein (ID:PFLUO_001251-T1.cds;~source:funannotate), encoding MSPRNSGDIEAIDVDKSHFDNVEIVANADKPNPRKEAPAYVASLSPEERERAEKALVRKIDFRLLPMIIIMYILNYLDRNNIAAARLAGLPQDLNLHGNQYATCLSVLFVGYLLMQIPSNLLLNKFGKPAIYLPCAMMLWGIISTCTAAAQNFAGLVVIRFFLGFVEAAYFPGCLYFLSAWYTRKELGFRTAALYSGSLISGAFSGLIAAGITGGMDGVKGLRAWRWLFIIEGAMTIAIAFISIWVLPNFPRTTSWLSEEEKELAAWRLEEDIGEDDWVDSEQQSFLHGAKLAFVDIKTWILMLMILCIVSSASVTNFFPTVVETLNFNDIDTLLLTAPPYCLAVISAFANAWHADRTGERYWHVTLPLYLSVVAFIIAATTTSVAPRYVSMMLMVPSFYAGYVVALGWISNTLPRPASKRAAALAAINCVSNASSIYASYMYPDSDAPRFVPAMSVNCATAVIAILSATVLRFLLVRLNKKLDRGESVEGAVSSGGGVPGEASHRGFRFLV
- a CDS encoding uncharacterized protein (ID:PFLUO_001252-T1.cds;~source:funannotate); the encoded protein is MAGLTRLCTWFFLALLGFSLSSSASTQEETTQWPLHNDGLNKVVQWDHYSFQINDQRIFVFSGEFHYWRIPVPSLWRDILEKIKAAGFTAFAFYSNWAYHAPNNHTVDFSTGAHDIRGLFELAKDIGLYIIVRPGPYINAEVTAGGFPLWLTTGDYGSLRNNDTRYTKAWTPYFSEMTQITSKYQVTDGENALCYQIENEYGDQWVGDPSARDPNETAISYMELLEASARKNGITVPLTANDPNMDTHSWGSDWSNEGGNVDVTGVDSYPSCWTCDLSQCTSTNGVYVPFQVMEYYEYFQENQPTMPEFMPEFQGGSYNPWGGPEGGCADNTGAEFANLFYRWNIGQRVTAMSLYMLFGGTNWGGIAAPVTASSYDYSAPISEDRSIGSKYYETKLLALFTRAAKDLTMTELKGNGTQYTTNSAVRAYELRNPETNAGFYPTFHVNTSLSTNEAFRLHVDTSAGALTVPRHGGTIRLNGHQSKIVVTDFTFGSKKLLYSTAEVLTYAVFDKTPTLVLWVPTGESGEFAVKGAKKGSIKKSQGCSHVEFYHEDNGLTVTFTQSHGMSVVELDNEVRVVLLDRTHAYRFWAPALTNDPLVPETESVLIQGPHLVRGAKLSGSTLAVTGDAINATVLEVFAPKNVKTITWNGKMLHTQRTEYGSLKGMPAAPASVKLPSFGTWKTKDSLPERFADYDDSGPAWVDADHMTTLNPRTPTTLPVLYADEYGFHNGVRLWRGYFTGGATGVSLNVQGGSAFGWSAWLNGQLIGSYFGTAAAEQGNLTLSFANATLQHKEPNVLLVVHDDTGHDETTGALNPRGILDAKLLGSPDPKFTHWKIAGTAGGESNLDPVRGVYNEDGLYGERVGWHLPGFDDCRWPSTSTERKSESPSAVLSFKGATVQFFRTTIPLNLPSGHDISISFVLSTPAGSTKAYRAQLFVNGYQYGRYNPYIGNQVVYPVPAGILNYSGENTVAVAVWAQTVEGGSIGVDWRVNYVADSSLDVVQLAAEEEALRPVWSKEREAYA
- a CDS encoding uncharacterized protein (ID:PFLUO_001253-T1.cds;~source:funannotate), which codes for MYDINVPNAEFGAATVRIAFPPASLLKFPPAAYPETIPAPHTTHPTWRQPFNIPNDLYTQVLDVRVPITIASVYAITVVLINRLNKRRGYKPYAFSNTQLFKLFVVLHNVFLAIYSAWTFAGMLRAFSTTLPDRDDPHGLVGVVDSLCKINGQRGYGNAATYSPVTNEWSSPNPALNLTNGLPGADAGRLWNEGLAYFGWIFYLSKFYEVVDTAIILAKGKKSSTLQTYHHAGAMMCMWAGIRYVAAPIWIFALVNSGIHAMMYTYYTLTALRVRVPQAVKRSLTTMQITQFVLGTNMAAAYLFVHYTIPYPSGGSALRHLSKATTAASSPSAEASAGSWWKRIGQASPSGYTQQMVTCMDTTGQAFATWLNITYLLPLTYLFVRFFVRSYLIRTDSRIKQPTHMEAAEKAGMDALKSLSREIQKAAIEGENSEVTDDEVVRAHVINAAQKIAGVESSPARTRLSGANNTAATSASRSESEDGFSAVPAKKGAKKQTRSKKVTSNGNAKGENPFGVLDNDA